Below is a window of Saccharopolyspora phatthalungensis DNA.
TGCGATTCCTCTACGAAGCCGATCCGGAGCAGGCCCATCGCGTCCTCCAGGTGCCGATCGGCACGGAGCCCGAGCCGGTACTCGCGGGAAAGGCCGATATCTGCCTCGCGTTTCCCCCGCAGGCCGACATCGCCATCGCGGCCGGACTGCGTGAGGTCTTCGATTTCTCCCGGTTCTTCGGCCCCTACCTGCTTTCGGCGCTCGCCAGCCGCCGCGAGGTGATCCAGGCGGATCCCGACCGGCACGAAGCGGTGATCACCGCGTTGGAAAAGGCGTGCCAATACGCCCATGCGTTCCCTGCCGAGGCAGTGCGGGTCGCGCAGCGAGAGTTTCCCGACCTCGACGCCGACGCGATCGACCGCGCGACCCGGCGGTGTCTCCGGCGGAACTTCCTGCCCCGGCACCTGGCGGTGGACGGGGAAGCGTGGCAGGAAAACGGGGTCCTCAACAAGTTTGTGGGCACGATCCAGCACTACCGGACCACGACTGAACTGGTCGACAACGAAATGGCGCTGAGGGCCTACCGGACCCTCGGCAACCTGCAGATGGTGTGGAACGAACCGCGTTCGATCACGCGTGTTGTCGGTCCCACGAAAAACGTTGTCCGTTAGCAACGAAGTCATCTTCGCACTTCGATGATCCCGCCCGTGGATCCGTCACAAGACAAGGTTCATCATGGGAATCCTTGAGAAGTTTCGTGGGCCAGCCACCTCCATCGACGACCAGATCGAGAGCTTCGCGATCGATCGAGTGCCCAGCGGCCAGCGATGGCCGATTCCGGCGATCAGCCTGGTGCTGCTCGGTAACGCCACGGCAATGTTCTTCTTCTCCTTCGGTGCCCAGCAGTCATTCCTGGTGGGCTGGCCGCGCATGCTCGCGCCGATCGGCTACTTCTTCTTCGGTGCCGTGTTGATCGGCATGCTGACCATGCGGATGGCAAGCCGGGAAGGTCTCTCCCAGAACCTGCTCAGCCGCGGCCTTGGGTTCGGCAGCCACGGTTCGGCGGTGACCTCCTTCATCTATGCCGTCAACTACATCTATTACTTCCTTTTCGAGGGGACGATCGTTTCCCACGCCATCGCGCACTACTTCGACGTGCCGATCAACTCGATCGGCGGCATCGGGATCTTCGCCGTCGTGGGATTGGTGACGCTTCTGCTCGTCTGGCGCGGAATGCACGCGATGTCGTTCCTACAGTCCTGGGGCTTTCCGCTGTTCTTGCTGCTGTTGGCCTGGGGCCTGTACAAGCTGGGTACCGAGCACACCGCTGCCGGTCCCGCTGACTGGCATGCGACGGCGCCGGTGGACTCTGCCGCGATGTGGACCGCGTTCAGCCTCGCCAACGGCCAGATGATCTTCCAGGGGCTGATGGCGACGGACTACGGCAGGTTCGCGGCCCGCGACATCCGATACCGCGGAACCGCGGGAATCATGCTGGGCGAGCTGATCCCGATGTTCGCCGTCATCTTCCTCGGCGCGTTCATCGGCTCCACGATTCTCGGAGGATTAACCGGACCGGACGGGCAGGTATTGGCGCAGGATCCCGGGTTCATGTTCGTCTATCTCATGGGCGGCGCCGGGGTCGTGTTCGCCATCGTCACGCAAATCCGCATCAACGTCATGAACCTGTATTCCGGGTCCATCGCGCTGTCCTCCGGATTCGATGTGGCAGCGAAATTCCGGCCGGGACGTCAGTGGTGGATGTTCCTGGTGCTGATATTGGGTGTGGTGTTCTATGCGTTCAATGTGATCAACCACCTGGACACGTTCCTCGCGATCACCGGCGTGCTCACCAATACCTGGGTGCTGATCATCCTGGCCGACTACTTCGTCTGCCGCCGCTGGCTGCGTCTTGGCCGCAGCGAAGACATCGAGTACCGCGAACACGAAGTGCGTGCCTGGAATCCGTGCGGCCTGAGCTCGCTCGGTATCGCCGTATTCGTCGGCGGCCTCGGTATCGTCGGCCTATACCCGGACTACTACGCCTCGTTCATCGCGATGGTGCTCGGCCCGCTCCTGCACATCGTGTTCACCGTCGCCACCAAGGGCCGTTGCTACCGGCCCGAAAACCGACCCGGAGCCGAAGCATCGTCCCTGGTCAACTGACCGCACGCACCCACTGACATGCTCCCCTTCGGCCGGCTCGGACCGCACGCCACCGCTGCGGGCACGAAGCCGTAGATCTGGACCGTCTCGCCGCGTGGCCAGACGAGATCAAGAAGGGAGTTACCTGGGACGACATCGTGGCCCCCTGTACCAACTCCCGGTGGCCTGTCGTTGTTAGGAGGCAATCCAGTTCCAGGGCCGCGGGCCGTAGTGCCCGCGAAGGCAGTCGATGCGGTAGCGGGTTTCGGCTCCGATCCGGTCGCTTTGGTCTGCGCGGTTGGCGAGCCAACTGGTCATGCGGAGCTCACGAATGTCGCGTAGCAGCGCATATGACGGGCTGGCGAGGACGTCGAAGCACGTCGAAGCCGTAGGCGTCAGCGAACTACTGATATTCAGCTGGGCTGACCCAGCTGAAGCTGTCGTATTCGATCGCCACGAGTGTGAGATCCCATTCTAGCGGGCCTATCGCGAAGCGTTCGAGGTCGAGCGCCAGGACGGTGCCGTCGTCGGTGGCAACGATGTTGTTATCGTGCGGGTCGCCGTGGACCACGGCCAGTCCGAGCATGAAAGTGGCCGTCTTCCACCGGGTTTTGAGATCGCCGAGGCGTTCATGCAGGAACTTCTTGTCGTCGGCCAGGATCCGGGCGGCGTCGATGCGCTCGGCGACCCTTACGAAAGGTCGCAGCGCCGCAAGTAGGCCCTCCGCAGGTGGTGGCGTGCCGTGCAACTTGCGCAGGAACTGGCCGATTTCGGCTGGGGTTGCGGGCCGGTGTGGAGGCAGTTCGTGCCAGAAGGTCACCACGGTGTCGTTCAGCTCGACCGGTTCCTCGACGGGCCGCACCACCGGGATGTGGGCGCTGTGCAGCCACGATGACATGGCGACTTCCCGCAAGGCGGTATCGCGCTGACTTGCCGTTCGGGTCACACGGGCGACGAGTTGGTGTGGCAGCCGGAAGGTCGCTGTCGCCCAAGCTGAGAAGAACGGCGTCTGCACCGTCTATGCCCCTCTGGGCACAGGCCGCTTGCAGGGCCTGGGTCTCGGCTTGGGCACGGTCGTTCGGGGTGGTCATGGTGTTAGCCCTGCATCGTCTTGGCGATCTGGTGACGGAGCTCGACTACGTCATCGAGCCGCGCATGGGGCTTGGTCGCGATGTGCAGGTCGCGGAGGTAGCTGCGGACACGGGGGCCTACGCGGAGTTTCGGAGGGATCGGGCCAGGCGGCCCTGCAGTTCTTTCGCGTCGGGCAGGTCTCGGTGTTTGACGAGCGCGCGCTGAATCCGGGCCAGGTCATCGCGCGCTCGTCGGGACGACAGCCGGTCGTCGGTGTTGATGGCTTGCCGGCCGTAGTCGATGCCTTGCTTGACATCACCGCGGGTGAGTTCCAAGATCGAGAGTTTTCCCAGTACAAAGGCGCGTGCTCGAACGTTGTTGTGATCGTAGGCGGCCAGAGATCGGGCCAAGCGGTCGCGGGTAGCAGAGACGTGGTTGCCCGTGAGCGCGACGTCGAGGAGTGCATGCCCATTGTCCCCGTCCAGTTCGGCTTGGCTGAAGTACCGGATCCACGTGGGATCGTTGTCGGGTTCGCTGTCGCTGAAGTGATCTTCAGACCGGAGGACAGCACCATAGGCGTCGTCACCCTGTCCTTTGGCGGCGAGAGTTCGGGCGCGCACGACCGACAGCATGGCCTGTGCGGTCGGGGTAAGCCGGTCCTGGCGAACCTGAGCGAGCTCAATAAGCGTAAGAGCGTCTTCGACTGTGCCGATGTAGATGGCTTGGCGCGCCATATCGGAAAGCACGTTGGCGCGTAGGCCCCAGTCGCCAGCAATCTCAGCGCAGGCCAGGGCATCGTTGAAGTAACCGCGGGCTCGCGCATGTTGTCCAGCGTCGAAGGCACCCCAACCCGCGACGTTGGCCATGAACCCCACTGCTGAATGCAGGTCACGTATCGTTGTCCGGCTGCCGCGGGCCTGCAACAGGCTGGTCGCCCAGGCCAGGTGACCCGCGATGGCATCCATGCAGGCACCGCCGCCGCGCCGGTCCTGCCAGTCTCCGAAAAAATCGACCGACTCAGCGACCTGCCGCACGTCATCTGTGCCCACCCGGGTAGGTGAGGGGCCCGCGACGGTGGCACGAACGGCCGCCTCAGCGACCGGGGCACTGAGCGTCATTCCGGTTACTGATGCCGCGACCCCACGGAGAAATGCTTGGCGCTTCACGTCCTCACCCACCTCTGGCTCGTCTCTCCCGACGGTAGCGGTCTGACGCCGTGGTGGATAGAAACCGAGCGCGTCGTCGTCGGCTGCCCCGAGAGTGATCCGCAGTGCCTGACGAACGGCCCCGCGCGGCCACCGGACACGTCCACGTTCCAGCCTGGAGATGTAGTGGTCGGTCGCAGCGCCGGGCGTCCCTGTATCTCGCAAAACCTGTTCGTTGACCAGCTGTGCCAGGGCTTCTTGCGTGAGCCGAGCTTCTTC
It encodes the following:
- a CDS encoding purine-cytosine permease family protein gives rise to the protein MGILEKFRGPATSIDDQIESFAIDRVPSGQRWPIPAISLVLLGNATAMFFFSFGAQQSFLVGWPRMLAPIGYFFFGAVLIGMLTMRMASREGLSQNLLSRGLGFGSHGSAVTSFIYAVNYIYYFLFEGTIVSHAIAHYFDVPINSIGGIGIFAVVGLVTLLLVWRGMHAMSFLQSWGFPLFLLLLAWGLYKLGTEHTAAGPADWHATAPVDSAAMWTAFSLANGQMIFQGLMATDYGRFAARDIRYRGTAGIMLGELIPMFAVIFLGAFIGSTILGGLTGPDGQVLAQDPGFMFVYLMGGAGVVFAIVTQIRINVMNLYSGSIALSSGFDVAAKFRPGRQWWMFLVLILGVVFYAFNVINHLDTFLAITGVLTNTWVLIILADYFVCRRWLRLGRSEDIEYREHEVRAWNPCGLSSLGIAVFVGGLGIVGLYPDYYASFIAMVLGPLLHIVFTVATKGRCYRPENRPGAEASSLVN
- a CDS encoding phosphotransferase family protein, whose amino-acid sequence is MQTPFFSAWATATFRLPHQLVARVTRTASQRDTALREVAMSSWLHSAHIPVVRPVEEPVELNDTVVTFWHELPPHRPATPAEIGQFLRKLHGTPPPAEGLLAALRPFVRVAERIDAARILADDKKFLHERLGDLKTRWKTATFMLGLAVVHGDPHDNNIVATDDGTVLALDLERFAIGPLEWDLTLVAIEYDSFSWVSPAEYQ